A single Asterias rubens chromosome 13, eAstRub1.3, whole genome shotgun sequence DNA region contains:
- the LOC117298608 gene encoding uncharacterized protein LOC117298608, whose translation MADSKQTRVILWAVYRSCSTATLRAISAIEGGKYFYEPYTNAAWHGPERVFPKVNSILDKITSDLPGSDLAYDTSANTFSWVKQTLEEAHEGARLVFVKDHAYSLKIAGKSWDVIPSGYQHTFLIRNPKKTIPSWRKLNLEFRPSSRTMVEDEMEAWQDLQMGSLAGGFQSLLELYEYVKENLDPNPFVMDADDLLAHPEIMVPAYCQATGIPFSNKMVEWGEDNGKPAQAKWIMCTPNLTSFELHCKKAVTTARFSKDVESKIKSTQSPKEAALIQRCMPFYEKLYQQRHFPE comes from the coding sequence ATGGCAGACAGCAAACAAACTCGTGTTATATTGTGGGCGGTTTACCGCTCTTGCTCGACGGCAACCCTACGAGCCATAAGCGCCATCGAAGGAGGAAAATACTTCTACGAGCCCTACACCAATGCTGCCTGGCATGGCCCAGAAAGGGTGTTTCCGAAAGTTAACAGTATCCTTGACAAGATTACCAGTGACCTTCCTGGTTCGGACCTCGCCTACGATACATCAGCGAATACATTTTCATGGGTTAAGCAGACTTTAGAAGAAGCACATGAAGGGGCCAGACTAGTGTTCGTTAAGGATCACGCATACAGTCTGAAGATAGCAGGGAAAAGTTGGGATGTAATCCCATCTGGATATCAGCACACTTTCCTGATTCGTAACCCCAAGAAAACAATCCCATCCTGGAGGAAACTCAACTTGGAGTTTAGACCATCTTCTAGGACAATGGTCGAAGACGAGATGGAGGCGTGGCAGGATCTCCAGATGGGCAGTCTCGCAGGAGGGTTTCAAAGCTTGCTTGAACTCTACGAATACGTCAAAGAAAACCTCGACCCCAACCCCTTTGTCATGGATGCTGATGATCTTCTGGCCCATCCAGAAATAATGGTACCAGCGTACTGTCAGGCAACAGGGATACCGTTCAGCAACAAGATGGTGGAATGGGGAGAAGATAACGGAAAACCCGCCCAAGCCAAATGGATCATGTGCACCCCTAATCTGACATCATTTGAACTCCATTGCAAAAAAGCTGTCACCACCGCTCGCTTCTCAAAAGATGTAGAGTCGAAGATCAAATCGACTCAGAGTCCAAAAGAAGCTGCACTTATTCAGCGCTGCATGCCGTTTTATGAAAAACTTTACCAGCAGCGCCATTTTCCAGAGTGA
- the LOC117298610 gene encoding uncharacterized protein LOC117298610 — MADSKQPRVILWAVYRSCSTATLRAISTIEGGKYFYEPYSNAAWHGPEKVFPKVSSMLDKVTSDLPGSDLAYDTSANTFSWVKQTLEEAHEGARLVFVKDHAYSLKIAGKSWDVIPSGYQHTFLIRNPKKTIPSWRKLNMEFRPSSGTMVEDEMEAWQDLQMGSLAGGFQSLLELYEYVKENLDPNPFVMDADDLLAHPEIMVPAYCQATGIPFSNKMVEWGEDNGKPAQAKWIMCTPNLPSFELYCKKAVTTARFSKDVESKIKSTQSPKEAALIQRCMPFYEQLYQQRHFPK, encoded by the coding sequence ATGGCAGACAGCAAACAACCTCGTGTTATATTGTGGGCGGTTTACCGCTCTTGCTCGACGGCAACCCTACGAGCCATAAGCACCATCGAAGGGGGAAAATACTTCTACGAGCCCTACAGCAATGCTGCCTGGCATGGCCCAGAAAAGGTGTTTCCGAAAGTTAGCAGTATGCTTGACAAGGTTACCAGTGACCTTCCTGGTTCGGACCTCGCCTACGATACATCAGCGAATACATTTTCATGGGTTAAGCAGACTTTAGAAGAAGCACATGAAGGGGCCAGACTAGTGTTCGTTAAGGATCACGCATACAGTCTGAAGATAGCAGGGAAAAGTTGGGATGTAATCCCATCTGGATATCAGCATACTTTCCTGATTCGTAACCCCAAGAAAACAATCCCATCCTGGAGGAAACTCAACATGGAGTTTAGACCATCTTCTGGGACAATGGTCGAAGACGAGATGGAGGCGTGGCAGGATCTCCAGATGGGCAGTCTCGCAGGAGGGTTTCAAAGCTTGCTTGAACTCTACGAATACGTCAAAGAAAACCTCGACCCCAACCCCTTTGTCATGGATGCTGATGATCTTCTGGCCCATCCAGAAATAATGGTACCAGCGTACTGTCAGGCAACAGGGATACCGTTCAGCAACAAGATGGTGGAATGGGGAGAAGATAACGGAAAACCCGCCCAAGCCAAATGGATCATGTGCACCCCTAATCTGCCATCATTTGAACTCTATTGCAAAAAAGCTGTCACCACCGCTCGCTTCTCAAAAGATGTAGAGTCGAAGATCAAATCGACTCAGAGTCCAAAAGAAGCTGCACTTATTCAGCGCTGCATGCCGTTTTATGAACAACTTTACCAGCAGCGCCATTTTCCAAAGTGA
- the LOC117298459 gene encoding UBX domain-containing protein 7-like, with protein MASRGKSKSSSAMEGLAKQFSAITGATEEVGLRLLEVCNGNLEMAIGMQLEGATAGSGASTAGAATAGASTAGPSGVSAAPEIPPDDSVRAPIPQKREILVQDVPTFGPRPRRRGGQVSIFDKFRDFQAETRHQEEMIRNHGNLVPQSAKVRTLEDLFRPPVDLMHKGTFNTAMETGQNQGRWLIVNVQDVQEFNCQKLNRDVWSDATVKSIINESFILWQVYHDSDEGRRYMQFYKVEEFPHVALLDPRTGELLVSWSKLDSTSFCDLVMEFLSNHPCFDKEVPASPPAKKARMTKTILDASEDSQLEAAIAASLAESTSDAHKDGAPSSKDTPATIASKKIHETISLSDDDDLDDEDDYDEIVDVEINSNHDSDSDCVIESVKPNLPKSHPLVANSNSSNTTHRTDSKSNERTSQSAVNGTSTADEAVRTKSMTHSEEDATQGKNTVVTETDSNDGVAKETNSSPVVLKNGEEIDVHSMAKLMLRFPDGKKKQLSLQEDTPLLTLVTLVGKEGFSNERFEMVTNFPRRKLSYLDFDKTLKEAGLSPQETIFIQER; from the exons atggcgtctCGCGGGAAGTCGAAAAGTTCATCAGCGATGGAAGGGCTGGCAAAACAATTTTCGGCCATAACGG GTGCAACTGAAGAGGTCGGACTCCGTTTGCTTGAAGTGTGCAATGGAAACCTTGAGATGGCAATTGGTATGCAGCTAGAGGGCGCTACAGCCGGCTCGGGGGCGTCCACTGCCGGGGCTGCCACCGCAGGGGCGTCCACTGCAGGACCGTCGGGTGTAAGTGCCGCTCCGGAAATTCCACCAGA TGACAGCGTCCGAGCTCCAATTCCCCAAAAGCGGGAAATACTCGTACAGGATGTCCCAACATTTG GTCCACGACCGAGGCGAAGGGGCGGTCAAGTTTCTATCTTCGATAAATTCCGCGACTTCCAAGCAGAGACAA GGCATCAAGAAGAGATGATTCGTAACCACGGCAACCTTGTCCCCCAATCAGCCAAAGTCCGCACCCTTGAAGACCTCTTCAGACCTCCTGTAGATCTGATGCACAAAGGAACCTTCAACACA GCCATGGAGACAGGTCAAAACCAAGGACGCTGGTTAATCGTTAATGTTCAGGACGTTCAGGAGTTCAACTGTCAGAAACTCAACAGGGACGTTTGGAGTGACGCAACAGTCAAAAGTATCATCAATGAATCCTTTATTTTATGGCAG GTGTATCATGACAGCGATGAAGGGAGGAGATACATGCAGTTTTACAAGGTGGAGGAGTTCCCTCATGTGGCATTGCTCGATCCAAGAACTG GTGAGCTGTTGGTCTCGTGGAGCAAGCTTGACAGCACGTCATTTTGTGATCTTG TTATGGAGTTTTTATCCAATCATCCATGCTTCGACAAAGAGGTCCCAGCGTCCCCACCTGCCAAAAAGGCAAGAATG ACAAAAACGATTTTAGATGCCAGTGAGGATTCTCAACTTGAAGCGGCCATCGCCGCCTCCTTAGCCGAATCAACTAGCGACGCCCACAAAGACGGCGCCCCATCTTCCAAAGACACCCCCGCCACAATCGCTTCCAAGAAGATTCACGAGACGATAAGTCTGTCGGACGACGATGACCTCGATGACGAGGATGATTATGATGAGATCGTCGACGTCGAGATTAACTCAAATCATGACAGTGATTCAGATTGCGTCATCGAGTCCGTTAAACCCAACCTTCCAAAAAGCCACCCGCTCGTTGCGAATTCCAACTCCTCCAACACCACTCATAGAACTGACTCAAAGTCGAACGAAAGAACGAGCCAGTCAGCTGTTAATGGGACAAGCACAGCCGACGAAGCTGTAAGAACTAAATCGATGACCCATAGTGAGGAAGATGCGACTCAAGGGAAGAACACAGTTGTCACAGAGACGGACTCCAATGATGGGGTTGCCAAAGAGACAAATTCATCACCAGTGGTCCTTAAGAATGGGGAAGAAATCG ACGTTCATTCCATGGCCAAGCTAATGCTCAGATTCCCAGACGGAAAGAAGAAACAGCTGTCCCTCCAAGAAGATACTCCCCTTCTG ACGCTGGTCACATTGGTTGGTAAAGAAGGATTTTCAAATGAGCGGTTCGAAATGGTGACGAATTTCCCCCGGAGAAAACTGTCGTATTTGGACTTTGATAAAACTCTGAAGGAGGCCGGACTCAGTCCGCAAGAAACGATTTTCATACAGGAACGCTGA
- the LOC117298937 gene encoding protein CREG1-like, producing MQQANYANLLLTAVVVLGFCSTAVQCFSKKDKYPPPPPIEQRAEMARYVVHRADWCTLTTISSNSDLLGLAFSEPTSVSDGTVANSTGVPVMYHAIQSYVMQDIMKNSKVTLSFSEAVFGAEQCNPGPESDPEFPLCARVTIMGNAVILTDPKEIAAAEKALFSRHPAMASWSKAHEFKFLKLNITNVLIIDFFGGWVTVPVDEYMKAKP from the exons ATGCAGCAAGCAAACTACGCAAATCTTTTGTTGACTGCTGTCGTTGTGTTGGGGTTTTGCAGTACGGCAGTGCAATGTTTTTCAAAGAAG GATAAGTATCCACCACCGCCACCGATAGAGCAAAGAGCCGAGATGGCTCGTTATGTTGTACACAGG gCTGACTGGTGTACTCTGACGACCATCTCGAGCAATTCTGACCTCCTTGGTCTGGCGTTTTCTGAGCCGACGTCAGTGAGTGACGGCACCGTTGCAAACAGCACTGGAGTACCAGTGATGTACCACGCCATACAGAGCTACGTGATGCAGGACATTATGAAAAACAGCAAG GTGACGCTGAGTTTCAGCGAAGCAGTGTTTGGTGCTGAACAATGCAACCCTGGCCCAGAATCTGATCCCGAGTTTCCACTGTGTGCTCGTGTTACCATAATGG GCAATGCCGTCATCCTAACCGACCCCAAAGAAATCGCAGCTGCCGAAAAAGCCCTCTTCTCACGCCACCCAGCAATGGCCTCTTGGTCTAAAGCGcacgagttcaaatttttgaaGCTCAACATAACCAATGTTTTGATCATCGATTTCTTCGGTGGATGGGTCACTGTACCGGTGGATGAGTACATGAAAGCAAAACCGTAA